A stretch of Acidovorax sp. RAC01 DNA encodes these proteins:
- the atpE gene encoding F0F1 ATP synthase subunit C produces the protein MENILGLVALACGLIVGLGAIGASIGIALMGGKYLESSARQPELINELQTKMFILAGLIDAAFLIGVAIALLFAFANPFVSTFLANLPK, from the coding sequence ATGGAAAACATTCTCGGTCTCGTCGCTCTGGCTTGTGGTCTGATCGTTGGTCTGGGCGCTATCGGCGCTTCCATCGGTATCGCACTGATGGGTGGCAAGTACCTCGAATCTTCGGCACGCCAGCCTGAACTGATCAACGAACTGCAAACCAAGATGTTCATCTTGGCCGGTCTGATCGACGCTGCGTTCCTGATCGGTGTGGCTATCGCTCTGCTGTTCGCATTCGCCAACCCCTTCGTGTCCACGTTCTTGGCCAACCTGCCCAAGTAA
- a CDS encoding DMT family transporter gives MQANLYALGAIALWASLAALGVSLTHVPPFLLTGIALIIGSIPAWPFVLRAPTQWRVPLRTLALGVYGLFAYHFLLFIALRHAPAVEANLVNYLWPLFIVVLSPWVLPGVRLRLPHLLAALLGFGGAAIAIVGGHELSGTLAWGYLPALAAAFIWATYSLLTKRVPAFPTTAIGLFGLVSGVLSLLCHALLEPAVTLQARDWLLLAVLGLGPLGGAFFLWDKALKLGDPRQIGILSYITPLASTALLMAVSGRSFSASIVLATVMIIGAAVMGMRAR, from the coding sequence ATGCAAGCCAATCTTTACGCCCTGGGCGCCATTGCGCTGTGGGCATCCCTCGCGGCGCTGGGCGTATCGCTCACGCATGTGCCACCGTTCCTGCTCACAGGCATCGCGCTCATCATCGGCAGCATCCCGGCCTGGCCGTTTGTGCTGCGCGCCCCCACCCAGTGGCGGGTGCCGCTGCGCACGCTGGCGCTGGGCGTGTACGGGCTGTTCGCATACCACTTCCTGCTGTTCATTGCACTGCGCCACGCGCCCGCGGTGGAGGCCAACCTCGTCAACTACCTGTGGCCGCTTTTCATCGTGGTGCTGTCGCCGTGGGTGCTGCCCGGCGTGCGGCTGCGCCTGCCGCATTTGCTGGCAGCGCTGCTGGGGTTTGGCGGTGCCGCGATTGCCATCGTGGGCGGCCACGAGCTCAGCGGCACGCTGGCCTGGGGCTACCTCCCGGCGCTGGCGGCAGCGTTCATCTGGGCCACCTACTCGCTGCTGACCAAGCGCGTGCCAGCCTTTCCGACCACGGCGATTGGCCTGTTCGGGCTGGTGTCTGGCGTGCTGTCCTTGCTGTGCCACGCACTGCTGGAGCCTGCAGTAACGCTCCAGGCGCGCGACTGGTTGCTGCTGGCGGTGCTGGGGCTGGGGCCGCTGGGCGGTGCGTTCTTCCTGTGGGACAAGGCGCTCAAGCTCGGCGATCCGCGGCAGATCGGCATCCTGAGCTACATCACACCGCTGGCTTCCACAGCGCTGCTGATGGCGGTGAGCGGCCGCAGCTTCAGCGCCAGCATTGTGCTGGCCACCGTGATGATCATCGGCGCAGCCGTGATGGGGATGCGTGCGCGCTGA
- a CDS encoding ATP synthase subunit I — translation MKNLPYETEIEDEESDFKPMTAQEAQEWRRRNPPISIWQVVAGQALVGVLVALAAWLLTGKASAGWSAGYGALAVVVPAGLFARGVLRQKAKLDPRAAMAGFFGWEIAKIVLTVALLAAAPRLVPDLSWLALLAGMVVTMKTYWVALMVRPGVRKTD, via the coding sequence ATGAAAAACCTCCCGTACGAGACTGAAATTGAGGACGAAGAATCCGACTTCAAGCCCATGACTGCGCAGGAGGCGCAGGAGTGGCGGCGACGCAACCCGCCGATCTCCATCTGGCAGGTGGTGGCGGGTCAGGCGCTGGTGGGGGTGCTGGTGGCATTGGCAGCGTGGCTGCTGACTGGCAAGGCTTCGGCCGGCTGGTCTGCCGGGTACGGGGCGTTGGCGGTGGTAGTGCCTGCCGGGCTGTTTGCCCGCGGGGTGCTCCGCCAGAAGGCCAAGCTGGATCCGCGTGCGGCAATGGCAGGGTTCTTTGGCTGGGAAATCGCCAAGATCGTATTGACGGTGGCGCTGCTTGCGGCGGCACCCCGGCTGGTGCCGGATTTGAGCTGGCTCGCCTTGCTTGCGGGCATGGTAGTCACGATGAAAACGTATTGGGTCGCGCTCATGGTGCGTCCCGGTGTCCGAAAAACCGATTGA
- the atpB gene encoding F0F1 ATP synthase subunit A — MAAEAHAPTASEYIVHHLQHLQNVKQTKIVDFSVINYDSVIIGLFLGMLTVLILWSAARKATSGVPGRFQAAVEMLVEMVDNQAKANIPSAESRKFIAPLGLTVFVWIFLMNFMDMLPVDLLPTLWAKIYGAAGHDPHDAYLRVVPTADLSTTLGLAFAVLLLRFWYSVKIKGAGGWAHELVSAPFGTSKNPIFALILGVVNLLMQIIEYVANTVSHGMRLFGNMYAGELVFMLIALMGGAAALSLSGVLLPVGHVIAGTIWTLFHILVISLQAFIFMMLALIYLGQAHNAH, encoded by the coding sequence ATGGCCGCAGAAGCGCACGCTCCGACTGCAAGTGAATACATCGTTCACCACCTGCAGCATCTTCAAAACGTCAAGCAGACCAAGATCGTCGACTTTTCGGTGATCAACTACGACTCGGTGATCATCGGCCTGTTTCTGGGCATGCTCACGGTGCTCATTCTTTGGAGCGCTGCGCGCAAGGCCACTTCGGGCGTTCCCGGTCGCTTCCAGGCGGCTGTCGAAATGCTGGTGGAGATGGTCGACAACCAGGCCAAGGCCAACATCCCCAGCGCGGAAAGCCGCAAGTTCATCGCACCCCTGGGTCTCACGGTGTTCGTCTGGATCTTCCTGATGAACTTCATGGACATGCTGCCTGTGGACCTGTTGCCCACCCTCTGGGCCAAGATCTATGGCGCTGCAGGCCACGATCCGCACGACGCCTACCTGCGTGTCGTGCCCACGGCCGATCTCTCCACCACCCTGGGCCTCGCCTTCGCCGTTTTGCTGCTGCGCTTCTGGTACAGCGTCAAGATCAAGGGCGCCGGCGGCTGGGCCCACGAACTCGTCTCCGCGCCTTTTGGCACCAGCAAGAACCCCATCTTCGCCCTGATCCTGGGCGTGGTGAACCTGCTGATGCAGATCATTGAATATGTGGCCAACACCGTTTCGCATGGCATGCGGTTGTTCGGCAACATGTACGCCGGCGAACTGGTGTTCATGCTGATTGCCCTCATGGGCGGTGCAGCGGCACTGTCGCTGTCGGGTGTGCTGCTGCCGGTGGGCCACGTGATTGCGGGCACCATCTGGACGCTGTTCCACATTCTGGTGATCTCCCTGCAGGCGTTCATTTTCATGATGCTGGCACTGATCTACCTTGGTCAGGCGCACAACGCGCACTAA
- the lipA gene encoding lipoyl synthase has protein sequence MSTPEVVREAQSTETYNPLAKQKAAAKLSRIPIKVEQGEVLKKPEWIRVKAGSPTTRFYEIKEILREHKLHTVCEEASCPNIGECFGKGTATFMIMGDKCTRRCPFCDVGHGRPDPLDKDEPLNLAKTIAALKLKYVVITSVDRDDLRDGGSGHFVECIQNIRALSPQTQIEILVPDFRGRDDRALEILKAAPPDVMNHNLETAPRLYKEARPGSDYQFSLNLLKKFKALHPSVPTKSGIMVGLGETDEEILQVMRDMRAHNIDMLTIGQYLAPSNSHLPVRRYVHPDTFKMFEEEAYKMGFSHAAVGAMVRSSYHADQQAHAAGV, from the coding sequence ATGAGCACCCCTGAAGTCGTCCGCGAAGCGCAATCCACCGAAACGTACAACCCGCTGGCCAAGCAAAAGGCCGCGGCCAAGCTGTCGCGCATTCCGATCAAGGTGGAACAAGGCGAAGTGCTCAAGAAGCCCGAGTGGATTCGCGTGAAGGCCGGCTCGCCCACCACGCGCTTCTACGAGATCAAGGAAATCCTGCGCGAGCACAAGCTGCACACGGTGTGCGAGGAGGCCTCGTGCCCCAACATCGGCGAGTGCTTTGGCAAGGGCACGGCCACGTTCATGATCATGGGCGACAAGTGCACGCGCCGCTGTCCGTTCTGCGATGTGGGCCATGGCCGGCCCGACCCGCTCGACAAGGACGAGCCGCTGAACCTGGCCAAGACCATTGCTGCGCTCAAGCTCAAGTACGTGGTCATTACCAGCGTGGACCGCGACGATCTGCGCGACGGCGGCAGCGGACACTTTGTGGAATGCATCCAGAACATCCGCGCGCTGTCGCCTCAAACGCAGATCGAGATTCTCGTGCCCGACTTCCGCGGCCGCGATGACCGCGCGCTCGAAATCCTGAAGGCCGCCCCGCCCGATGTGATGAACCACAACCTGGAAACCGCGCCCCGCCTGTACAAGGAAGCGCGCCCAGGCTCCGACTACCAGTTCAGCCTGAACCTGCTCAAGAAGTTCAAGGCGCTGCACCCCAGCGTACCGACCAAGAGCGGCATCATGGTGGGCCTGGGCGAAACCGACGAAGAGATCCTGCAGGTGATGCGCGACATGCGCGCGCACAACATCGACATGCTGACCATCGGCCAGTACCTGGCCCCCAGCAACAGCCACCTGCCGGTACGCCGCTACGTGCATCCCGACACCTTCAAGATGTTCGAGGAAGAGGCCTACAAGATGGGCTTCAGCCACGCTGCGGTAGGCGCCATGGTGCGCAGCAGCTACCACGCCGACCAACAGGCCCACGCCGCCGGCGTGTAA
- a CDS encoding AraC family transcriptional regulator, which translates to MQGTSATAGQLSLRRYGASPGSHSHDHFQILLGLSGTLELEVAGRGLRVESGSGYIIAPGDRHDFESRSGSSCLVLDSAQPGWRQCAAGTTTTALPAGTLPLARYLAHALEQRLPLAQAHGPALLLEAWMGHAASNAPSAAASRRRAIDWPALQQWAAGHWHGDLTVADLAAQAHLSPSQFAARCREERGMGAIAWLRHQRLAHARLLRSTGMAVADVAHRTGYRSPSALTAALRRSAG; encoded by the coding sequence ATGCAGGGCACCAGTGCGACGGCGGGCCAGCTTTCGCTGCGCCGCTATGGCGCATCGCCTGGCAGCCACAGCCACGACCATTTCCAGATTCTTCTGGGCCTCTCGGGCACGCTCGAGCTGGAGGTGGCGGGCCGCGGCCTGCGGGTTGAATCGGGCAGCGGCTACATCATCGCGCCCGGAGATCGGCACGATTTTGAATCCCGAAGCGGCAGCTCCTGCCTGGTGCTTGACAGTGCCCAGCCCGGCTGGCGGCAGTGCGCGGCGGGAACCACCACCACGGCCCTGCCTGCGGGCACCCTGCCACTGGCGCGCTATCTGGCCCACGCGCTGGAGCAGCGCCTGCCGCTGGCCCAGGCGCACGGGCCGGCTTTGCTGCTCGAAGCGTGGATGGGCCATGCGGCCAGCAACGCGCCCAGCGCAGCGGCGTCGCGCCGCCGCGCCATCGACTGGCCCGCGCTGCAGCAGTGGGCCGCGGGGCACTGGCATGGCGACCTCACGGTGGCTGACCTGGCGGCTCAGGCCCACCTGAGCCCCAGCCAGTTTGCGGCGCGCTGCCGCGAAGAACGGGGCATGGGCGCCATCGCCTGGCTGCGCCACCAGCGCCTGGCGCACGCCCGGCTGCTGCGGTCCACGGGCATGGCGGTGGCGGACGTAGCGCACCGCACGGGGTACCGCTCGCCGTCGGCGCTCACGGCCGCACTGCGCCGCAGCGCGGGCTGA
- a CDS encoding F0F1 ATP synthase subunit B, with protein MSINATLFVQAIVFLILVWFTMKFVWPPIAKALDERAQKIAEGLAAADRAKSELTAANQRVEKELSQARNETASRLADADRRAQAIIEEAKARATEEGNKIVAAARAEAEQQSVQAREALREQVAALAVKGAEQILRKEVNAGVHADLLNRLKTEL; from the coding sequence GTGAGTATCAACGCGACCCTGTTCGTTCAGGCCATCGTCTTCCTGATCCTGGTGTGGTTCACGATGAAATTCGTGTGGCCCCCGATCGCGAAGGCGTTGGATGAACGGGCCCAGAAAATCGCCGAAGGCCTCGCTGCTGCCGACCGTGCCAAGTCCGAACTGACCGCTGCCAACCAGCGCGTCGAGAAGGAACTGTCACAGGCACGCAACGAAACGGCCTCGCGTCTTGCGGACGCCGACCGCCGTGCCCAGGCCATCATTGAAGAAGCCAAGGCACGTGCGACCGAAGAAGGCAACAAGATCGTTGCTGCTGCCCGCGCTGAAGCCGAGCAGCAATCGGTGCAAGCCCGCGAAGCCCTGCGTGAGCAGGTGGCAGCATTGGCCGTCAAGGGCGCCGAGCAGATTCTCCGCAAGGAAGTCAATGCCGGCGTTCACGCCGACCTGCTCAACCGCCTGAAGACCGAGCTGTAA
- a CDS encoding YbeD family protein: MTSTEKPHSNGLDKTMSDPRKESLIEYPSRFPIKVMGAKVDGFVQAVTELARQFDPTFDASTIELRDSRAGNYLGVTITITATSREQLDDLYRALSSHPMVKVVL; the protein is encoded by the coding sequence ATGACTTCCACAGAGAAACCGCACTCCAACGGGCTGGACAAAACCATGTCCGATCCCCGCAAAGAATCGCTGATCGAGTACCCGTCGCGCTTTCCCATCAAGGTCATGGGGGCGAAAGTCGATGGATTCGTGCAGGCAGTGACCGAACTCGCACGCCAGTTCGACCCCACCTTTGATGCGAGCACGATCGAATTGCGTGACAGCCGCGCCGGAAACTACCTGGGAGTGACCATCACCATCACGGCCACCAGCCGCGAACAGCTCGACGACCTGTACCGCGCACTCTCCTCGCACCCGATGGTCAAGGTCGTTCTCTGA
- a CDS encoding F0F1 ATP synthase subunit delta, producing the protein MAELATIARPYADALFKASTAGAGVDLGGTAAWLDELAAIAANPQLRQLADNPKVTADEVYAVFTGVARSALPDMAKNFLRTVIDNGRINALPEVASQFRALVNRRNGSSDAVVYSAFPVEAAALADVSAALEKRFGRKLNLSVQLDESLIGGIRVVVGDEVLDTSVKARLEQMKAALTA; encoded by the coding sequence ATGGCTGAACTCGCCACCATTGCCCGCCCTTACGCCGATGCCTTGTTCAAGGCCTCCACCGCGGGCGCGGGCGTCGACCTGGGCGGTACCGCTGCCTGGCTGGACGAACTGGCGGCGATTGCCGCCAATCCCCAACTGCGTCAGCTGGCGGACAACCCGAAAGTGACGGCGGACGAGGTCTATGCCGTGTTTACGGGTGTTGCCCGTTCGGCGCTGCCTGATATGGCCAAAAACTTCCTGCGCACGGTCATCGACAACGGACGCATCAATGCGCTCCCGGAGGTGGCTTCGCAGTTTCGTGCCCTCGTGAATCGCCGTAACGGCTCTTCGGATGCCGTGGTCTACAGCGCTTTCCCCGTGGAAGCGGCCGCCCTGGCGGATGTGAGCGCAGCGCTTGAAAAGCGTTTCGGACGCAAGCTCAACCTGTCGGTCCAGCTGGACGAGTCGCTGATTGGCGGCATTCGCGTAGTGGTGGGTGACGAGGTGCTGGACACTTCGGTCAAGGCCCGTCTTGAACAAATGAAAGCGGCCCTCACTGCGTAG
- the lipB gene encoding lipoyl(octanoyl) transferase LipB produces MTIPIQTLGRADYAATLQAMQDFTAARTSDTPDAIWICEHDGLYTQGVAGKSDHLLDPGATPVVATNRGGQVTYHGPGQVVAYPLIDLQRAGYFVKEYVYRVEEAVIRTLAALGVTGHRVAGAPGIYVRLDDPYSHALLPQRPQKREGTAPPVPDFTGLGKIAALGIKVSRHCTYHGVALNVDMDLSPFGRINPCGYAGLQTVDLSTIGVPTTWEEAAQLLGQQLSIRLAP; encoded by the coding sequence ATGACCATACCCATCCAGACGCTGGGCCGCGCCGACTACGCGGCCACACTCCAGGCCATGCAGGATTTCACGGCAGCGCGCACCAGCGACACGCCGGACGCGATCTGGATCTGCGAACACGATGGCCTGTACACACAGGGCGTGGCCGGCAAAAGCGATCACCTGCTGGACCCAGGGGCCACCCCCGTGGTCGCCACCAACCGCGGCGGGCAGGTCACGTACCACGGCCCCGGGCAGGTGGTGGCCTACCCGCTCATCGATCTTCAGCGCGCGGGCTATTTCGTCAAGGAATACGTATACCGCGTTGAAGAAGCCGTCATCCGCACGCTGGCAGCATTGGGCGTCACCGGACACCGGGTAGCAGGCGCGCCCGGAATCTATGTGCGCCTGGACGACCCGTACAGCCACGCCCTGCTGCCGCAGCGCCCCCAGAAACGCGAAGGCACCGCCCCGCCCGTCCCCGACTTCACCGGGCTGGGAAAGATTGCCGCGCTGGGCATCAAGGTCAGTCGCCACTGCACTTACCACGGGGTGGCACTCAACGTGGACATGGACCTCTCGCCCTTTGGCCGCATCAACCCTTGCGGCTACGCAGGTTTGCAAACCGTCGATCTTTCTACAATCGGGGTCCCCACCACCTGGGAAGAAGCCGCGCAGTTGCTGGGCCAGCAGCTCAGCATCCGGCTCGCCCCCTGA
- the ptsP gene encoding phosphoenolpyruvate--protein phosphotransferase, translated as MTFSVHGLAVARGIAIGRAVLVASSRMDVAHYFVKPEQVEGEIERVRNGRNAVVEELQRLQADMPADAPHELTALLDVHLMLLQDEALTGGVKHWITDRLYNAEWALTTQLEVIARQFDEMEDEYLRERKADLEQVVERVLRHMKGVASPVAPPASSPRRKTQQDLLLDDTVDVPLVLVAHDLSPADMLQFKQSVFAGFVTDVGGKTSHTAIVARSMDIPAVVGARSASQLVRQDDWIIIDGDAGVIIVDPSPIILAEYGFRQRQVELERERLARLRHTPAITLDGHRIELLANIEQPGDAPAAVRAGAVGVGLFRSEFLFMGRSGNLPGEDEQYRAYREALDGMEGMPVTIRTIDVGADKPLDHKAHKDNYLNPALGLRAIRWSLADPAMFRTQLRAVLRAAAHGKVNLLFPMLAHTHEIQQTLAQVDLARAELDARGEAYGPVQLGAMIEVPAAALMVRTFLKYFDFLSIGTNDLIQYTLAIDRADEAVAHLYNPLHPAVLRLVADVIAEGERQGKSVCVCGETAGDVSMTRLLLGLGLRSFSMHPAQILAVKQEVLRADTRKLAPWAQRVLDSDEPAVAPGQ; from the coding sequence ATGACTTTCTCCGTCCACGGGCTTGCAGTCGCCCGCGGCATCGCCATCGGGCGTGCCGTGCTGGTCGCGTCCAGCCGCATGGACGTGGCGCACTACTTCGTCAAGCCCGAGCAGGTCGAGGGCGAGATCGAGCGCGTGCGCAATGGCCGCAACGCCGTGGTCGAGGAGCTCCAGCGCCTGCAGGCCGACATGCCCGCCGATGCCCCGCACGAGCTGACCGCGCTGCTGGATGTGCACCTTATGCTGCTGCAGGACGAGGCCCTGACGGGCGGCGTCAAGCACTGGATCACGGACCGGCTGTACAACGCCGAATGGGCGCTGACCACGCAGTTGGAAGTGATTGCGCGCCAGTTCGACGAGATGGAGGACGAGTACCTGCGCGAGCGCAAGGCCGACCTGGAGCAGGTGGTCGAACGCGTGCTGCGCCACATGAAAGGCGTGGCCAGCCCCGTGGCGCCGCCCGCCAGCAGCCCCCGGCGCAAGACCCAGCAGGACTTGCTGCTGGACGACACCGTGGACGTACCGCTGGTGCTGGTGGCGCACGACCTGTCGCCCGCCGACATGCTGCAGTTCAAGCAAAGCGTGTTTGCCGGTTTCGTGACCGATGTGGGCGGCAAGACATCGCACACCGCCATCGTGGCGCGCAGCATGGACATCCCGGCGGTGGTGGGTGCGCGCAGTGCCAGCCAGCTGGTGCGCCAGGACGACTGGATCATCATCGACGGCGATGCGGGTGTGATCATCGTCGACCCCTCTCCCATCATCCTGGCCGAGTACGGCTTTCGCCAGCGCCAGGTGGAGCTGGAGCGCGAGCGCCTGGCACGGTTGCGCCACACCCCCGCCATCACGCTCGACGGCCACCGCATCGAGCTCCTGGCCAACATCGAGCAGCCTGGTGATGCGCCCGCGGCGGTCCGCGCCGGAGCCGTGGGCGTGGGCCTGTTCCGCAGCGAATTTTTGTTCATGGGCCGCAGCGGCAATCTGCCGGGCGAGGACGAGCAGTACCGTGCCTACCGCGAGGCGCTCGACGGCATGGAGGGCATGCCCGTCACCATCCGCACCATCGACGTAGGCGCCGACAAGCCGCTGGACCACAAGGCCCACAAGGACAATTACCTCAACCCTGCGCTCGGCCTGCGCGCCATCCGCTGGAGCCTGGCCGACCCGGCGATGTTCCGTACGCAGCTGCGTGCCGTGCTGCGCGCTGCGGCGCATGGCAAGGTCAACCTGCTGTTTCCGATGCTGGCGCACACGCACGAGATCCAGCAGACGCTGGCCCAGGTGGATCTGGCCCGTGCCGAGCTCGATGCGCGCGGCGAGGCCTACGGCCCGGTACAGCTGGGCGCCATGATCGAGGTGCCCGCGGCGGCGCTCATGGTGCGCACCTTTCTGAAGTACTTTGATTTCCTGTCCATCGGCACCAACGACCTGATCCAGTACACGCTGGCGATCGACCGCGCCGACGAGGCCGTGGCCCACCTGTACAACCCGCTGCACCCCGCCGTGCTGCGCCTGGTGGCCGACGTGATTGCCGAAGGCGAACGCCAGGGCAAGAGCGTGTGTGTGTGCGGTGAAACCGCGGGCGATGTGAGCATGACGCGGCTGCTGCTGGGCCTGGGCCTGCGCAGTTTCTCGATGCACCCCGCGCAGATCCTGGCCGTCAAGCAGGAGGTGCTGCGCGCCGACACCCGCAAGCTGGCACCCTGGGCGCAGCGGGTGCTCGACAGTGACGAGCCTGCCGTAGCGCCGGGACAATAG
- a CDS encoding HPr family phosphocarrier protein, whose product MIKTRITISNRLGLHARASAKLTKLAGSFPCDVFMSRGERRINAKSIMGVMMLAAGLGSEVELETSGEREQEAMDALLALINDKFGEGE is encoded by the coding sequence ATGATCAAGACCCGTATCACCATCAGCAATAGGCTGGGCCTGCACGCCCGCGCGTCGGCCAAGCTCACCAAGCTGGCTGGCAGCTTCCCGTGCGACGTTTTCATGAGCCGCGGCGAGCGCCGCATCAACGCCAAGAGCATCATGGGCGTGATGATGCTGGCAGCCGGCCTGGGCAGCGAGGTGGAGCTGGAAACCAGTGGCGAGCGCGAGCAGGAAGCCATGGACGCGCTCCTGGCCCTGATCAACGACAAGTTTGGCGAAGGCGAATAA
- a CDS encoding MFS transporter, producing the protein MHGDSVLPRRTAVVVFLAFAFAYFLSALVRAVTATLAPTLAQEFTLQASDLGLLAGGYFLGFAAMQLPLGTWLDRHGPRKVALAFLGVAVVGSLVFSVATGFSGLLAGRVLCGAGVSACLMAPLTGYRRWLTPTAQMRANSWMLMTGSLGMVASTLPVQWALPVLGWRPLFWALAVLVAVSMVVIAIWVPAWSRAPESPALATQSPPEAAKPAVADGYSMVWRHAYFQRLAPLGFFVYGGMVAMQTLWAGPWMQRVAGYTPLESATGLFWINVSMLCTFWTWGMVNPWLLRKGYGPDRLMTLGLPLCLVVLLGIIVAGPAAGGGAWALFCVSCTFVSLSQPAVAMAFEQALAGRALSAYNLVIFAGVFVVQWGIGLAVDAFAAAGLATVPSFQAAMAVYLACNAGAYAWFLLKGQRHNAGHTPAP; encoded by the coding sequence ATGCACGGCGACAGCGTTTTGCCACGGCGAACGGCTGTGGTGGTGTTTCTGGCGTTTGCGTTTGCGTACTTTCTGTCGGCGCTGGTACGTGCTGTCACGGCCACGCTGGCCCCCACGCTGGCGCAGGAGTTCACGCTGCAGGCCAGCGACCTTGGGCTGCTGGCGGGCGGGTACTTCCTGGGCTTTGCTGCCATGCAGCTCCCGCTGGGCACATGGCTCGACCGGCACGGCCCGCGCAAGGTGGCGCTGGCGTTTCTGGGCGTTGCCGTGGTGGGCAGCCTGGTGTTTTCGGTGGCGACCGGGTTCTCGGGCCTGCTGGCGGGCCGCGTGCTGTGCGGCGCGGGTGTCAGCGCGTGCCTGATGGCTCCGCTCACGGGCTACCGGCGCTGGCTCACGCCCACCGCGCAGATGCGCGCGAACTCGTGGATGCTCATGACCGGTTCGCTGGGCATGGTGGCGTCCACGCTGCCGGTGCAGTGGGCCTTGCCGGTGCTGGGCTGGCGGCCGCTGTTCTGGGCGCTGGCCGTGCTGGTTGCGGTGTCGATGGTGGTGATCGCCATCTGGGTGCCTGCCTGGAGCCGTGCCCCGGAATCCCCCGCACTCGCAACCCAGTCGCCGCCGGAAGCGGCGAAGCCTGCGGTGGCCGATGGCTACAGCATGGTCTGGCGCCACGCGTACTTCCAGCGCCTCGCACCGCTCGGGTTTTTCGTCTATGGCGGCATGGTCGCCATGCAGACGCTGTGGGCGGGCCCATGGATGCAGCGCGTGGCGGGCTACACGCCGCTGGAGTCGGCCACGGGGCTGTTCTGGATCAATGTGTCGATGCTGTGCACGTTCTGGACCTGGGGCATGGTCAACCCGTGGCTGCTGCGCAAGGGCTACGGGCCCGACCGGCTGATGACCCTGGGACTGCCGCTGTGCCTGGTGGTACTGCTGGGCATCATCGTGGCCGGGCCCGCTGCGGGCGGCGGAGCGTGGGCGCTGTTTTGCGTGTCGTGCACGTTTGTGTCGCTGTCCCAGCCGGCGGTGGCCATGGCGTTCGAGCAGGCGCTGGCGGGGCGTGCCCTGTCGGCCTACAACCTCGTGATCTTTGCGGGCGTGTTCGTGGTGCAGTGGGGCATTGGCCTGGCGGTCGATGCGTTTGCCGCTGCCGGCCTGGCCACCGTGCCATCGTTCCAGGCGGCCATGGCCGTGTACCTCGCGTGCAACGCAGGGGCGTACGCGTGGTTTCTGCTCAAGGGGCAGCGCCATAATGCAGGCCACACCCCCGCACCATGA
- a CDS encoding PTS sugar transporter subunit IIA codes for MSRPTSILLIAHAPLAHALRECALHVFPDCGESVLALDVPPSERPEDSLARARALLAEAGEDTTLVLTDVFGATPCNVAQRLVEGVRSRVVSGVNLPMLLRAVSYRSEPLDSVVTRAVVGGTQGVMQVAISAPQNQNRRNNAHDQDPYHHQQ; via the coding sequence ATGAGCCGTCCCACCAGCATCCTTCTCATTGCCCACGCGCCACTGGCCCATGCCCTGCGCGAATGCGCGCTGCATGTGTTTCCTGATTGCGGCGAGAGTGTGCTGGCGCTGGATGTGCCGCCCAGCGAGCGCCCTGAAGACTCGCTGGCCCGCGCCCGCGCGCTGCTGGCCGAGGCCGGCGAAGACACCACGCTCGTGCTGACCGACGTGTTTGGCGCCACCCCCTGCAATGTCGCCCAGCGCCTGGTGGAAGGCGTGCGCTCACGCGTGGTGAGTGGCGTCAACCTGCCGATGCTGCTGCGGGCCGTGAGCTACCGCAGCGAGCCGCTCGATTCGGTAGTGACGCGCGCGGTGGTGGGGGGAACGCAAGGCGTGATGCAGGTGGCCATCTCTGCACCGCAAAACCAGAATCGTCGAAACAACGCCCATGATCAAGACCCGTATCACCATCAGCAATAG